The DNA segment GATCACCATTAAACTTTTCTTTTCATAGAATCCTAGAAAGGTATATTACTTTTCCTTTTAGATTTTTTATTTCCACTCTACCTTGGTCTTTAGTAGTTCTAGTTGTTTTATTAAAGAAAAAAGAGAAAGTAAAGAATCTTTTAAAAGACGAAAGGATCTTCTTCTTGGTCTTAACTCTCTTAGGAAACCTAGCTGTTTACTGGTTTTTCCCCGGTTCGAGGATGAGATATACCATGCCAATTCATCCAATTTTTGCAGTAATAGTTGCTGTCTTCTTAAAGGATTTCTATCTTAAAAGAATAAATTCTGGAAGGTTTTTAATTTTTCTATCTGCCATTTTGACATCTTTAGTTATTCTTTTTTTGATAAAACTTTTACCGTCGACAGTTATCTTAAAGAACATGTTACTTTTCTACCTGACAGTGGCTATAATTTTTCTATATTTTAGGTTTTTCAAAACTGAGACAAAACATGTTGTAGTATTTCTGTCTGCCATTTTGTTAATCTTTAGAAGTTTTTATAATTCCTTCATAATTCCTGTTTCAAGTGTTAACAAACCTCCCTATAGAGAAATAGCAAAAGAAATTGTAGCCTTGTCAAAAGGAAAAGCTCTATGTTCAATGTCTTACAATTTGAAAATTCTTTTCTACGTAGAAAAGTTTAGAGGGGAAGTAGTCCCGTTATGTAAATATTCTTCCCAAAGGGAACTTTTTGTTTCCGACGAAAGGGCAAGCAATATTCTAAAAGAATTCTTAGTGGGAAAGAAAAAGATTTATCTTAACTCTTTCACCAAAAACGGTAATATTTCTTTTGCCGATTCCCTGAAAACAAAATCGCAATAAGAAGATATAGGAGTTTCTTGAGGGTTTATTTCTATAAGAATAGCTCCTTTTCTTTTAGCTATTAAAGGTAAAGAAGCTGCAGGTTGAACAAGGGCAGATGTCCCAACTGAAAAGAAGACATCTGCTTCTTCTGAAACTTTAAAGGCTCTTTCTAAAATGTACTCATCAAGACTCTCTCCAAACCAGACAACTCCTGGCCCTACAAGTTCTCCGCAATTTTTACACTTTGGAAGGTCTTCTTCTTTTAGCCCATTTAGAATTCTATCTTTAAACTCTGACTTACTAAGGTTTTTTAAAAACTTTTTGTTTGCAAAAGGAAAAAGACTTGAAAACTCATCTTCACTATACTTTTTTCCACAATAACGACACTTTCCTTCAAATATATTACCGTGAAGCTCTAAAATCTTCTTTGAACCTGCTACCTTGTGAAGACCATCTACGTTTTGGGTTATTAAACTGAATTCATCAAAAAGTTTTTCAAACTCTACAAGACTCTTATGTCCAGCGTTTGGCAAAGCTTTCGCTATAAGTTCCATTCTCCATAAATACCACTTCCAAACCTTTAAAGGATCTTCACTAAAAGCTTCAAAAGTAGCAAGCTCTGTTGGATCATATTTATTCCAAAGACCGTCTTTCCCTCTAAAGGTTGGAATTCCACTTTCTGCACTAATTCCGGCTCCTGTTAAAACAACAACTTTCTTTGATTCTCTTAAAACTCTTGCAAGTTCTTTGAATTTCTCCATTAAAAAATCTCCCTTGCTACAAGGTCTCCAAGGGTTTCTCTTTGTCTTATAAGTTTGTAACTTCCATTATCTACAAGGACTTCTGCTGCTCTTGGCCTTGAATTGTAGTTTGAAGACATTGTAAATCCATAAGCTCCAGCACTTAATACTGCTAAAGTTTCTCCTTCTTCTAAAGGAGGAAGTTCTCTTTCTTTTGCCAAAATGTCCCCTGTTTCACAAATTGGCCCTACAACATCGGCTCTTTTTCCCTTTCCTTCCTTAAAGGTAGTGGGGACTATATGGTGGTAGGCATTGTAGAGAGAAGGTCTTGCTAGATCGTTCATTCCTGCATCGACTATGTAAAAGAGTTTTTCGTCTCTTTCTTTCTTGAAGATAACTTTTGTGAGAAGAATTCCACAGTTTCCACTAATTCTTCTTCCCGGTTCCAATATAAGTTTTAGTCCAAGCTCTTTAACGATTGGAACTATTTCTTTTGCAAGGTTTTGAGATGAAACAAAAGGTTTTGACGGGTCGTAGTTTATCCCGAGCCCACCACCGGCATCAAAATATTCAATTTCTATTCCAAGAGAGAAAAGTTCCTTTACTATTTCTTTAACTTTCCTTGCAGCTTCTCCAAATGCCGATACATCTTCTATCTGTGAGCCTATATGAAAATGAATACCGATCGGATTAACATTTTTTAAATCTTTTGCAAGTTTATAAAGTCTTACAGCATCTTCAAAGTTTACTCCAAACTTACTGGTTTTTAGTCCAGTGGAGATGTAAGGGTGGGTTTTAGCATCAACTTCTGGGTTTACTCTAAAGGCAATAGGGGCAACCTTACCAAGTCTTTCTGCCACTTTGTTTATAAGAAAGAGTTCACTCTCACTTTCAACGTTAATCATAAGAATATCTTTTTCAAGAGCGTACTCTATTTCGTCTTCCCTCTTTCCTACGCCTGCAAAGACTATTTTCTTTGGGTCAATCCCTGCTAAAAGTGCTCTAAATATTTCTCCTTTTGAAACTGTATCTGCTCCTGCCCCAAGCTCTTTTAAAACCTTTAAAACTGCAACGTTTGAGTTTGATTTAACTGCAAAACAGGTTATATGAGGAACAGTAGAAAAAGCAGAATCAAACTCTTTAAACCAAAACTCTAAGGCAGACTTACTGTAAACGTAAAGAGGAGTTCCAAATTCTTTTGCTAAAAGTTCAACTTCAACGCCGTCCACTTTCAACTTTCCATTTTCGTAGTAGATAAAGGGAAAAATATCTTTTCTCACCGTCTACTCCTTTCTAGCCTTTTATCTATCACTACGTTTCCCTGTAAGAACTTTCTTGCAAAAGGGAAAACGTAGTCAGAGTAAATTTTACAATTTTTATAAGATTGCCCTTCTGTTGATAAAAAGTAAAAAGAGTGAAGCTTCCAGCCCTTAACGTAAAAAGTTTTGTTCTCTATTTTCTTCTGGAAAACAATAGAAATGATTAATAGGAACACCAGAGGGATAAAGGAAAAGAAAGGTCTTTTAAAGTAAAGCAATAAAGATAAAAGAATAACTACTGAAGCAAAGGTGAGTGGTATATTTGTGTGAATAATAAAAACTTTGGTTAAGGAGTAAAGTTCCTGGCTTAAAATGATAAGAGCTTTTCCTGTAAGATCCAAAAGGTCATTTATAAATCCAATTTTAAACAAAGTAATTTCTGCTAAAAAGGAAAGAATTAACAAAGGAACGAAAAGAACTGTTGCAACTAAGGAGTTTAGAGGCGATGCTAAATTTACAGTCCCAAAAAGGTAAAGAACCACCGGTAAAGTAAAAAGCATGGGTGCAAGAGAAGCCAAAAAGATTGTTTTCCATTTTCCTTTAACTATCTCCAAAGCAACAAATATTCCAAAAACGGCAAGAAAAGACAGTGTTGCCCCTACAGATTCTTTGTTGAGTAGAAGAGTGAATAGAAATACAACTCCCAAAAGGTATACAGGAGAAATTTTTCTAAAACTTTCAAACCCTAGGGAAAGAAAAAGGGACAAAAAGTAAGCTCTAACTACTGAAGGAGGAAATCCGGTAAGTGGCATTAGAGGAAAAAGAACCAAGCAAGAGGTTGTATAAGGTTTCTTAAACCTTAAAGTTTTGAAAATTAACCCCAAAAAACCAACTACTATCCCAACGTGAAGACCAGAAATTGCTAAAAAAGGGTAAAGCCCTGAAAGGGAAAAGTATGCTTTAACAGAAGAGGGAATTTCTTGGCGAATTCCCAAAGTTATAGCTCCAACAAGGGCAGAAACTGGATAGTTAAGGTTATCCTTTATCTTTTCGTAGATGGAAAGTCTGAAATCTTCAAAGGAACCTAAAAGAGGATTTCTACTTTTTAAAACTTTTCCATTTTTATCTACAATATCTCCAACTCTAATATTTTCATCAACAAAAATAACCTTTTGTCCCTCAAGGTAAGCAAGATGATTTCCTCTTGGAGTCTCTTTTATGAAGACTACTCTGTTGGGATTCTCCATAGATTGAAAGAATAAAAACATAAAAAAGAGAAGGAAGACTAAGATGACTCCCGGAATAAGCTCTATCGCTTTAAACCGCTTCGAGTAGTAAAAGGAAATTGCTAAGAAAAAGAGAACAACGAAGATAAAATAATCGCTACCTATACTTTTTAGTGCTAGTAGTAAAGAATCTAAGCTATGTAGACTACATGTTTTTCCATATTTAACTTAAGATTTTCTCTAAGTTCTCAAAGAAAGTCGGGTAAGAGGTTTTTATACACTCAACTTCGTCGATTTCAACTGGTTCTTTACATATTAGCGAAGCAATCACAAAAGTCATCGCAATTCTGTGATCTCCGAAAGATTTAACTTTTCCCCCTTTCAGTTTTGCTTTTCCTTTTATTACCATTCCATCTTCAAGTTCTTCAGCTTCAACCCCTAAGGTTTTCAAGTTCTCAACAGTGGACTTGATTCTATCGCTCTCTTTCACCCTAAGTTCCTTGGCATCCTTTATTACCGTCTCTCCTTCTGCTTGAGATGCTAAAAGGGCAATTACTGGTATTTCATCTATAAGTCTTGGGATTTCATCTCCACAGATTCTAGTTGCTTTTAGATTCTCTGTATATGAAACTACAATATCTCCAACTTCTTCGCCACCTTGAACCCTTTTATTTTCAATCCTGAAATCTACTCCCATTCTCTCCATAACATCTAAAATTCCTGTTCTCGTTGGGTTCAAAATAACATCTTTCAGCAGAACCTCTGAACCTGGAGTTATTGCTGCTCCTACCATAAAGAACGCAGCAGAAGATATATCAGCAGGAACATCTATTTCTAAATCCCTTTCAAGTTCTCTATTTTTCCCAAGGGAAACTTTTAAATCCTCTACAATAACATCAACACCAAAAGCTTTTAGCATCTTTTCCGTATGATCTCTACTTTTTGCAGGTTCTAAGACGGAAACCGGTTCATCCGTAAAAAGTCCTGCCAAAAGTATTGCGGATTTAACCTGTGCTGATGCTTTTGGACTTCTGTAATCAATTCCTTTTAAATTCTCTTTACCGATAATCGTTAAAGGAGGATACTTTCCATTTTCTCTTCCAAGAACTTCTGCTCCCATCATTCTTAATGGAATAGCTATTCTATCCATCGGTCTTCTTCTTAAGTACTTATCTCCAGTCAGAACCGAATAAAACGGTTGCCCAGCAAGTATTCCTGAAATTAATCTAATTGACGTTCCGGAATTTCCAAGGTCTATTACGTTAAAAGGTTCTTTTAAAGATCTTTTCCCTTTACCCTTAATGATTATTTCTTTTCCAGTATCTTTAATTTCAACACTAAGTTCTAAAAAGGCTTTTAGTGTATTTAAACAATCTTCAGAACGCAAGAAATTTCTAACAACCGTTTCTCCTTTATTTAGAGAACCTAACATAATTGATCTATGGGATATTGACTTATCGGAAGGAACTCTTATTTCTCCTTTTAAAAAACCCTTAAAATCGGCTTTGAACATTTTTCCTCCTTCCTACTTTATAATCGCTACCTCATTTAAACCTTCAAAATATTCAACTATTCCCTTAGCTATACCCCTTGCAATTTCTTCCTGATACCAAGTCTGAACAAGTCTTCTCCTATCTTTTGGATTAGTTAAAAAACCTGTTTCCACAAGAACTGCAGGACGACCGGGAGTCTTTAGAACAAGAATGTTCCTGTGCATATCCTTAATTCCATTTACAAGGTCATCGTTAACGTGAGCTTTTAAATTGTCAACTATTTCTTTAGCAAGTTTTGCACTCTCAACGAAAGTGACAGTTGCAGACATGTTTAGAAGAAGGGGACTTATACTCCAACACATAATATCGTTACAAAGTCTTACTTTCTTTGCAACTTCCTGGGCTGTTTCTTTTGCCTTTGCAAAAAGTGCTGGAGATGCTTTAAAGACAGTTACTCCATTCCATTTAGGATACTTTGGCATAGAGTCCGCATGAATGCTAACAAGAGCGTCAGCACAGGATTTAGCTGCAATTTCTGCTCTCTTTAGCAAAGGAACATAGGTATCTCTTGTCCTTGTCATTATTACTTTTATCTCAGGATGTTTTCTTAAAATTCTTCTAACCCTTAAAGCTATGGACAAGGTAATGTCCTTTTCCCTTATTCTTGGATGTTTTGAACGCACAGGCCAAACGGCTCCTGGGTCTTTACCACCATGTCCAGGATCAATAACAACAATCCTTTTTTTCCTGGGCTTACAAGCTATGTTTATAAAGTCTGAAAAGACATCAACTACTATTCTAAAAGGTTTTCCTCCATAGGGCTTCAAGGCAAAAATTTTGTATTGATGAGGATCTTTTAGATCAATCCTAACTTTGACATGGTAACTGCTTATTGGAATTACGTTCACTTTGGAAACTATTGGACTGTAAATCCATTTTGTTATTCTGTTTGCTCTCGCCTTTTTTATTTCAAACCAAAGAGTATTTCCTTTAAGATAAGACTTTATATTCTCTTTACCTATTTCTCCAGTACAGTCAAAAACAATCCTAGTTCTTTCCTCACTTGAAGAATAGCGGATCCTTTTTATAATAGGAGTACGGTATCCGTTGGCTTCCTCTTTAAAAAGTGGAAGGAGGAAAGCTCCCCCTAAAAGACTTTTCAGAATATCTCTTCTCTTTACCATGACCAAGCTATTTTAACACATAGTATAATTTTTAGCCTCAAAATCTAAAGTGAGGGACCTTTTATGGCTTTAAATATAGGTGAAAAAGCTCCAGAGTTTTGCCTTCTTGATGAAAACGGAAAAAAGGTATGTTTGGAGGATTATAAAGGAAAGTGGAGTGCCCTTTACTTTTATCCAAGGGATAATACGCCAGGATGTACAAGGGAAGCTCAGGATTTTTCAGAACTCCTTGGAGAATTTGAAAATCTTAATGCTGTTATCTTAGGGGTTAGTCCAGATTCAGTAGAAAAACATAAGCGATTTAAGGAAAAAAAGGGGCTAAAAGTTAAACTTCTAAGTGATCCTGACAAAAAAGTTATAGGAAACTACGATGTCTGGAAGTTAAAAAAAGTTTGTGGAAGAGAATGCTATGGAGTTGTTAGAACTACATATCTAATTGATCCTAATGGTCAAATTGTTCACGTTTGGGAAAAAGTGAAGGTTAAAGGGCATGCCAAAACTGTACTTAAGAAATTAAAAGAGCTTCAAGGAGGAGAAGGATAAAAAATGAACAAGAGAATAAAGGAATTAAAATCTTATCCTATGGATAGATTAGTTAAAGCAAAGGAAAACTTAAAAAAACAAGGAAAGAAAATTTACGACTTCGGAACAGGGGATCCGAAGGAACCCACTGATCCAAAGATTAGAGAAGCAATCATAAATGCTATACCAGAAGTGAGTCAGTATCCGACCGTAAAAGGAAGAAAAGATTTAAGGGAAGCTATATCAAGCTGGTTTATGAATAGGTTCCACGTGTTTCTTGATCCAGAAAAAGAAATTATTCCAACCGCGGGATCAAAGGAAGCTATTTTCCACTTCCCATTAGTATTTATAGATACAGATAGCCATAAGAAAAAGGTAATCTTTGGAACGCCTGCTTATCCCGTTTATGAGAGAGGAACTCTTTTTGCAGGTGGCGAACCTTATCCTATAAAACTTGAATATGAAGAAGGTTTTCTCTTAAGACTAGATAAATTGCCAAAATCCTTACTGGAAGAAACAGCAATAGCTTGGATTAACTACCCTCACAATCCAACAGGAGCAGTAGCTCCTCTTTCTTACCTTGAGGAAACGTATGGAATTTGCCAAGAGTTCAACATAATACTTTGTTCAGATGAGTGTTATACTGAGATCTACTTTGAAAAACCGCCTCATTCTTTGCTTGAAGTTGGAAAGAAAGGAGCTGTTGTTTTCCATTCACTATCCAAAAGAAGCGGAATGACCGGTTACCGTAGTGGATTCGTTGCTGGTGATGAAGAAATCATAAAAACATACCTTAAGTATCGTTCATCCTTCGGAGTAGCTTCTCAAGATTTTGTCCAACAAGCAGCAAAGGTTGCTTGGTCTGATGAAGAACACGTAGAGAAAAGAAGGGAAATTTTCCGCAAGAAAAGGGATTTATTTTTGGACTTTTTCAAGAAGATTGGAATGGAGTTTCTGTATCCTGAAGCAACCTTTTACTTTTGGGTAAAGCTTCCAGAAGGCATTGATGGAAAAACCTACGCTCTTCATCTTCTAGAATATGGAATAGTTGTTTCTCCCGGTGAGTTTTTCGGAAATGGTGGGGAAGGATTTATAAGACTTGCGCTTGTTCCAACACTTGAAGAGTGTAAAGAAGCTATCAGGATTTGGGAAAAAGCCCATCAAACTTTTTTGGAGAAGGTAAATGCAAATAAGGGATAAAAGAAAGAAAATAATCGTTGACATTAATCTCTCGCCAATTTTGGATTTATCTCTTATGCTTGTTATATTTTTGGCAGTCACAACCGAGTTTATCTCCGGTGGTGAGATAAAAGTTCAAGTTCCTAAAGGCGGTAGCGGTATTCATTCACAAGAAGAAGTTGTAAAAATCGTTATTGATAAATGGGGCAAAATCTATTACCAAGGCAAAACCTATCAAGATCCTGCAAAAGTAGCTGCCCTTCTGCCAAAAAATAAAAGGATTTACATAAAAGCAGATAAGGAAGTTCCTTACCAGTTTGTTTTCACTATGCTTGATGCTTTAAGAAAGTTTGGAATTCAAAAAGTTTCTTTAGTGGGGCAGAGAATTGACTAAATGTTATGTAAAGACTTCTTCAGCAGAAGAAACAAAGGCTCTTGGGAAATCAATAGGGAATGGTCTTCCAAAAGGAACTATTGTTCTACTTTCTGGAGATTTAGGATGTGGTAAAACAACCTTAACAAGAGGAATAGCCAATGCACTTGGAATACCAGAAGATGAAGTTACTTCACCTTCCTTTAACATCATTCACGAATATGACTCTTTTGTCCACATAGACTTTTATAGACTTTCCAGCGAAGATGCTTTAGAAGATTTAGGACTTGATGAAATTTTGCTTGATGACAGGATAAAAGTAATAGAGTGGTTTGAAGTAGGGGCTAACTATTTAGAAAACTTAAATGTTCCTATTGTGAAAATTAACTGTCTTTTTTGTGATGAGAACGAAAGAACTTTTGAGATAATTGACCCGTCAGGAATTTTATGTGAAAAAATTAAAAAGGGAGGCTTTAATGTCAAAGATAGTTGACGTAAAGGCAAGAGAAGTTCTTGACTCAAGAGGAAATCCTACTGTTGAAGCAGAAGTTGTCTTAGAGTCTGGAGCTGTTGGAAGAGCTATCGTTCCAAGTGGTGCATCAACAGGTGAAAAGGAAGCATTAGAGCTAAGGGATAAAGACCCAAAAAGATACCTTGGAAAAGGAGTTCAAAAAGCTGTAAAAAATGTTAATGAAGTAATTGCTCCTGCTCTAATAGGACTAGAATCAACAGACCAAGCTGCTATTGATAAGCTAATGATCGAAATCGATGGAACAGGGAACAAAAGCAACCTTGGAGCAAATGCAATTTTGGCAGTTTCAATGGCAGTTTGTAGAGCATCAGCAGAAGAACTTGGTATGCCTCTCTTTAGATATATTGGTGGAACAAATGCAAAAGAGCTTCCAGTTCCTATGATGAACATTCTAAACGGTGGTGTTCACGCTGACAACAACGTAGACCTTCAAGAGTTTATGATTATGCCGGTAGGAGGAGAAACTTTCTCAGAGTCTTTAAGAATAGGAGTTGAGGTCTATCATACTCTCAAAAAAGTTTTAAAGAACATGGGACATTCTACAAACGTTGGAGATGAAGGAGGATTTGCTCCAAATCTATCTTCTAATGAAGAAGCTATTCAAGTAATTCTTAAGGCTATTGAAGAAGCGGGATATACACCGGGAGAAGATGTTTTAATAGCTCTTGATGCTGCTTCTTCTGAGTTTTACAAAGGAGATGGAATTTACGAACTTGAAGGAGAAGGAAAGAAACTAGGTAGAGAAGAACTTGTTGATTTTTACAGAAAACTTGTTGAAAAATACCCAATTATTAGCATTGAAGATGGAATGGCCGAAAATGACCACGAAGGATGGAAACTTCTAACTGCTGCTCTTGGTGATAAAGTTCAGCTTGTAGGAGACGACGTATTTGTTACAAATACAGAGCTCCTAAGAATTGGAATTAAAGAAGGATTTGCAAACTCTATTCTTATAAAGCTCAACCAAATTGGAACTGTAACAGAAACTCTTGAAGCTATTGAGATGGCTAAAAGGGCTAACTACACTGCCGTTATTTCCCACCGTTCTGGAGAAACAGAAGATACATTCATTGCAGACCTTGCTGTTGCAGTAAACAGTGGACAGATTAAAACTGGGGCTCCTGCAAGAAGTGAGAGAAACGCAAAATACAACCAACTTCTAAGAATTGAAGAGTATCTTGGAAGTGCTGCTGTTTATAAAGGACAAGAAGTTTTCTACAACTTAGAATTCTAATCCTTAGGGGGCTTTGTCCCCCTTTTATTAACAAAACTCTCTCTTTTCTAAGGTCAGCCTTCTTAGAAAAACCTTCCTTTAACTTACACCTTCTTCAAAGATATATAATTCCAACCTAATTTTTGGGAGGTCTTTTCTATTCGACATTTCATTCATATATTAGATTTAAACAAAATCAAAGGAGGTAAACTATGGAATTTTCAAAGATTATGGATAATGTAAGATTTATAGCAAAAGTTATTGAAAAAGAAGATCTCAAAAAAGTTGATCCTCATAAAGTAGCCAAGAAAGCTTATGAACTGTATTGGAAGGCAAACTGTGAATATGGAGTTGTTAACTCGTTCAAAGCTCTCGGAGTGTTTAACTTTGACTATGGGCAGGTAATGGCTATCTCTAAACAACTTCCTCACAAATGGAATACAATTTGTGGCGCTATTACAGGAGCTTTTTACCTATTTGCCCTTACTCTACCGGAGGAACTTCTTGAAAAGTCTGTCAAAGAGTTAATAAAATTCCACAACGAAACTAGGCTTCCAATTTTTGAGGGAAATAAAAAGTTCAACATTCCTAAAGTAGCAGTAGGTTCAATCCTTTGCAGAGATTCCATAATAAACTGGTGTAAAGCTGCAGGAATTCATCCAAGATCTTTTGAAAGAAGTGAAAGATGTGCGAGAATAACAGGAGACTTAGCTTATAAGACAGCTAAAATACTGAACAAATACGCAGATGCCCTTGTTGGAGCATAAAAGTAGGGAATGGATTACACGAAACTATATCTTATAGTTGTTGGTGCTGTTGCTTTTGGTTATGTTCTTGCTTCTATTTTAGTAGAAACGAATTTAGTTAACTGGCTCGGGCTAAAGACCATAAAGCTTTCTCGTTTGGGTATTCACCCTCTTTTAACAAACGTTCCAGTTATACATCTTGTTTCTCCCCGAGCTGCTCACATTGCTGCTTCGAAACTTTTAAATGAAGGAAAAGTAGAACCATTAGATCTTTACCTTACCGTTTTAGCTTCCAACTTTCCCATGCGTTTGATGTTTCTTTATAAGTATTTTTTCCCAGTTCTTATACCCTTAATAGGAGTAATAGCTGTTTACTACGGTATTTTGCGACTTCTTTTTGATGCTGCTATCCTTGTTGTTGTTTCAATAGTGGGGAGAATAAGGTATAAAAAACTCGAACCTTCTTTGCAAAAACTAGAAAAAGTAAAAGTAGAACTTTCACTTAGTTTCTTAAAGAAAGGATTTCTGAAAGGTGTAAAGGAAGCCTTTTCTTTTATTGTGAAGTTTACTCCCCTATTTTTCCTCATAGTTTTCCTGATGGAAGCAGGAATCATGGAAAAACTTGTTGAGTTCTTAAAACCTATTTTTGGAAAACTTGGTTTTGACTCTTTGGAAATTACCTACATTACAACTTGTGCCATAAGTCCTCCAGTTGCCTATGGACTCGTTAATGTAATGGTTGAGAAAGGTTATTCGGTAGCCCAAATCCTCGGCACAATGGCTGTTGGAAATGCAATGTTTTCTATTTTAAGGAGTTGGTGGATGTATCTCCTTCCGTACTACGTTGGACTCTATCCTTTGAAGGTAGTTGCTACACTTTTAATACTTCAGGCTTTTCTACCTGCGTTTTATAATTTTGTAATAGGGATTATTCTGGTTAATTTATCTTAAGGTTTAAAGCTATGGAAGAGATAAAGCTTTTAAAGAATTTTCTTTTAGAGTTAAAACTTTTTTCTATAAAAAACACCTCGTGGGCGATCTTGGTTGAGGGGAAAAGGGATAAAGCAGCCCTTGAAATCTTTGAGATTCAAAATGTTGTTGATTTAAAGGGTAGAAACTTTCACGACCTTGCAGAGGATTTATCAACAAGATTTGAAGGAATTGTTATCCTTACAGACTTTGACAGAGAGGGGGAAGTAATCTTTCAGAAGCTTTCGAAACTTTTGCCTGTTTATGGTTTAAAAATCGATAGTTCTTTTAGGGAAAAGCTTAGGAAAACAGGGATTCAGTTTATTGAAAAGATACCCAAAAAGCTAATACGCTAATAAATAAAGTCTTAACAGATTAATTCACAGATTCCTTGTTCAAATCCAGCAACAGTTAGTAGAAAGTTTCCCATCGATAAGAACATTTACCCTTTGAAAAAAATTTCTGAATAGGTTCGAAGTTTTCTGGTGGAATTGGATGTACGAAACCATTTTTAGAAAATTAGAAAAGAAGGATTAGAGTTTGTTGAAGCTTCTGTAGAGTCTATCGATACTTATCCAAGAACAATGAGTGGTTTAAATCCTTTGAAACTAAAACTTTACTTTGATAAAGAGGGTGTTCTTATTGGTGGAGAGGTTGTAGGTAAGATCAAGTATGTTT comes from the Desulfurobacteriaceae bacterium genome and includes:
- a CDS encoding glycosyltransferase family 39 protein, which encodes MRRESKILFLFLVILSISLLINLDVKNLFHEEPRRGIVAFEMIEKKDFLQPTVLGEPYFKKPPLHNWILVLSSFLVGEIGEFSLRFPSIVATILLVVASYFFVRKIFDSKVALLSSLITATTGTLLFVYSTKCEPDAFFTLFVFLSIFSWYTLFESGKRKSAWFFGYFFTSLAALTKGLPAFHFFYIAVISYVIVKRNPKILFSKEHLFGALGLFPFFSWIVLIPTEKAALTLFHEVSSRSPLNFSFHRILERYITFPFRFFISTLPWSLVVLVVLLKKKEKVKNLLKDERIFFLVLTLLGNLAVYWFFPGSRMRYTMPIHPIFAVIVAVFLKDFYLKRINSGRFLIFLSAILTSLVILFLIKLLPSTVILKNMLLFYLTVAIIFLYFRFFKTETKHVVVFLSAILLIFRSFYNSFIIPVSSVNKPPYREIAKEIVALSKGKALCSMSYNLKILFYVEKFRGEVVPLCKYSSQRELFVSDERASNILKEFLVGKKKIYLNSFTKNGNISFADSLKTKSQ
- the bcp gene encoding thioredoxin-dependent thiol peroxidase, giving the protein MALNIGEKAPEFCLLDENGKKVCLEDYKGKWSALYFYPRDNTPGCTREAQDFSELLGEFENLNAVILGVSPDSVEKHKRFKEKKGLKVKLLSDPDKKVIGNYDVWKLKKVCGRECYGVVRTTYLIDPNGQIVHVWEKVKVKGHAKTVLKKLKELQGGEG
- a CDS encoding NAD-dependent deacylase produces the protein MEKFKELARVLRESKKVVVLTGAGISAESGIPTFRGKDGLWNKYDPTELATFEAFSEDPLKVWKWYLWRMELIAKALPNAGHKSLVEFEKLFDEFSLITQNVDGLHKVAGSKKILELHGNIFEGKCRYCGKKYSEDEFSSLFPFANKKFLKNLSKSEFKDRILNGLKEEDLPKCKNCGELVGPGVVWFGESLDEYILERAFKVSEEADVFFSVGTSALVQPAASLPLIAKRKGAILIEINPQETPISSYCDFVFRESAKEILPFLVKELR
- the lysA gene encoding diaminopimelate decarboxylase, coding for MRKDIFPFIYYENGKLKVDGVEVELLAKEFGTPLYVYSKSALEFWFKEFDSAFSTVPHITCFAVKSNSNVAVLKVLKELGAGADTVSKGEIFRALLAGIDPKKIVFAGVGKREDEIEYALEKDILMINVESESELFLINKVAERLGKVAPIAFRVNPEVDAKTHPYISTGLKTSKFGVNFEDAVRLYKLAKDLKNVNPIGIHFHIGSQIEDVSAFGEAARKVKEIVKELFSLGIEIEYFDAGGGLGINYDPSKPFVSSQNLAKEIVPIVKELGLKLILEPGRRISGNCGILLTKVIFKKERDEKLFYIVDAGMNDLARPSLYNAYHHIVPTTFKEGKGKRADVVGPICETGDILAKERELPPLEEGETLAVLSAGAYGFTMSSNYNSRPRAAEVLVDNGSYKLIRQRETLGDLVAREIF
- a CDS encoding N-acetylmuramoyl-L-alanine amidase, yielding MVKRRDILKSLLGGAFLLPLFKEEANGYRTPIIKRIRYSSSEERTRIVFDCTGEIGKENIKSYLKGNTLWFEIKKARANRITKWIYSPIVSKVNVIPISSYHVKVRIDLKDPHQYKIFALKPYGGKPFRIVVDVFSDFINIACKPRKKRIVVIDPGHGGKDPGAVWPVRSKHPRIREKDITLSIALRVRRILRKHPEIKVIMTRTRDTYVPLLKRAEIAAKSCADALVSIHADSMPKYPKWNGVTVFKASPALFAKAKETAQEVAKKVRLCNDIMCWSISPLLLNMSATVTFVESAKLAKEIVDNLKAHVNDDLVNGIKDMHRNILVLKTPGRPAVLVETGFLTNPKDRRRLVQTWYQEEIARGIAKGIVEYFEGLNEVAIIK
- the aroA gene encoding 3-phosphoshikimate 1-carboxyvinyltransferase, translated to MFKADFKGFLKGEIRVPSDKSISHRSIMLGSLNKGETVVRNFLRSEDCLNTLKAFLELSVEIKDTGKEIIIKGKGKRSLKEPFNVIDLGNSGTSIRLISGILAGQPFYSVLTGDKYLRRRPMDRIAIPLRMMGAEVLGRENGKYPPLTIIGKENLKGIDYRSPKASAQVKSAILLAGLFTDEPVSVLEPAKSRDHTEKMLKAFGVDVIVEDLKVSLGKNRELERDLEIDVPADISSAAFFMVGAAITPGSEVLLKDVILNPTRTGILDVMERMGVDFRIENKRVQGGEEVGDIVVSYTENLKATRICGDEIPRLIDEIPVIALLASQAEGETVIKDAKELRVKESDRIKSTVENLKTLGVEAEELEDGMVIKGKAKLKGGKVKSFGDHRIAMTFVIASLICKEPVEIDEVECIKTSYPTFFENLEKILS
- a CDS encoding ComEC/Rec2 family competence protein; the encoded protein is MFLFFQSMENPNRVVFIKETPRGNHLAYLEGQKVIFVDENIRVGDIVDKNGKVLKSRNPLLGSFEDFRLSIYEKIKDNLNYPVSALVGAITLGIRQEIPSSVKAYFSLSGLYPFLAISGLHVGIVVGFLGLIFKTLRFKKPYTTSCLVLFPLMPLTGFPPSVVRAYFLSLFLSLGFESFRKISPVYLLGVVFLFTLLLNKESVGATLSFLAVFGIFVALEIVKGKWKTIFLASLAPMLFTLPVVLYLFGTVNLASPLNSLVATVLFVPLLILSFLAEITLFKIGFINDLLDLTGKALIILSQELYSLTKVFIIHTNIPLTFASVVILLSLLLYFKRPFFSFIPLVFLLIISIVFQKKIENKTFYVKGWKLHSFYFLSTEGQSYKNCKIYSDYVFPFARKFLQGNVVIDKRLERSRR